A region of the Nocardia nova SH22a genome:
GAGTTCGTCGGGTTCGGAGATCGAGGTGGCCAGGCCGAGATCCACGGCGGTGGGCGCGTCGATGCGGTCACCGGTGTAGAGGTAGATGCGCGAGCGCAGCAGCGGAGTGAGCAACGGCCAGAAGGCCGCCCCGCCGTCCCCGGCGACCAGCCCGACACTCACATGCGGGTCGGCCAGATACGCGCTGCGTGACATCAGCACCACATCCGACAGCACGGCGACGCTGGCCCCGAGCCCCATCGCCGGGCCGTTGACCGCCGCGATCACCGGCAGCGGGAAACGCAGCATCTCCTCGATGATCTGCGCGCCCTCGCGCAGGCTCTCCTCCCGCGCCACCGGATCGTCGAGGAAGGAGGTGATCCAATCCAGATCACCGCCCGCGCTGAACGCCCGCCCGGCGCCGGTCACCACGACCACCTTCGCGCCGGTGTCGGCGGCCAGCTGCCGCCATACGTTCGCCAGCGCCCAGTGCAGCGGTTCGTTCACCGCGTTCAGTTCCGCGGGACGATTGATGGTGACCGTCCGGACGGCGCCGTCGGCCGTCACGGTCAGCTCATCGGGCAGGTCGTAGATCGAATGATCGTCCGTCACAGGCACTTACCGCCATTTCGCATATCGCGCAGAGTTGCATTCACTGCCGACTCGCAGCCGGTGCGTCCCGGTCGGCGTCGAACAGCCCGGACAGTCCCCGGGTGCCCACCTGCCGGGTCAGTTGATCACGGGTGCCGGAACTCGCCCAGGGCAACCGGCGCAGCGGCAGGCTGTAGCGCGACAGCCACGACAGTGTCGATTCATCGCAGAATCCGACCGCACCGTGCAATTGATGGGCGACGCGGAAGACGATCTCGGCGGCGTCCAACGCGGCGGTGCGCGCGGCCAGCGCGTCCGCCAATGCCTCGGCCCCGCCGCCGCCCGCACTCCACAGCGCGTACTTGGCCAGGACCTCGACACCGCTGCGCTCGACCTCGGCGTCGGCGAGCTGGAACTGCACACTCTGGAATTTCGCCAGCGGCTGCCCGAACTGGGTGCGCAGCAATACATGTGAGCGAGTGAGTTCGATCGCGCGGTCGAGCATCCCCAGCAGGGTCCAGCACCCCAGGGTCAGGGCGAGTGCCGCGTCCGTACCGCCGGCGCCCTCGACCGGGGTCAGCTCGAGCGGCGCCACGAACGCGGAGGTTCGCGGCGGCACACCGTCGGGTATCGCCCGCGCGGTGAAGCGCGCACCCTCGAAAGTGACCGCGGCCCAGCGCAGATCGAGATCGGCGACCGCGGCGCGCGGACCGGATTCGGTCACCACCAGCAGACCGTCCACGTCGAGATCGACCGGGCGGGACAGCCGTTCGGCGACCGGATACGGCAGCCCCCAGTACCCCGCGCTGCGGCACAGCGCACCGGCCGCCTCGAGATCGTCGGCGTCGCGGCGCGGGTCCAGTTCCCACGCGCCGAGTCCGGTCAGGACGGGGTCGACGGCCTCGGCGCGCCGGGCGGGTTCGGCCTCCGCGGCTTCCAGCAGCCGATCGCCACCGGCGGTCTCGAACGCCCGGATCGCCTCGCGGCCGTAATCGGCCGCCTCCTTGCTCAATTCGATGTTCACGATGCCGCCAGCATGGCTCGGGACAACAACAGTCGCTGCATTTCGATACTCCCGGAGGCGATGGTCGCGGCCTGCGAATACCGCCAGTGATCGGCTACCGCGCGACGGAACCAGCTCTGCCGCTCGGTCGACGGCTCACCCGACAGCTGATCGGCCACTTCGGCGAGGACCTCGGCACTGTCCTGGTCCAGTCGCGTGACCGCGATCCGGTAGGCCGCGGCGTCGCCGGGTGCCACCCGGTCCTCGGCCTGCATCGCGACCACCCGATAGGCGAGCAGCCGGGCCCGGCGGCAGTGCACCAGCATCCCGGCCCAGCGATCGCGCAGTCCGGCGGGCAGCTCGTCCCATCGCGGTCCCAGCACCTCGGGCGCGGCACGCAGCAGGCGCTCGCAGCGGGCGTAGCGGGCGATGCCGACCCGTTCGAAGGCCAGTACCTCCTGGACCACCTTCCAGCCCTCGCCGACCGTGCCGAGCACATCCGCCTCGGTGACGCGCAGATCGTCGATGAACACCTCGTTGAGGTGGTGCGGGCCCATCATCGCCCGGATGGGACGCACCTGGATGCCCGGCGCCGACATCGGCACCAGGAAGATCGTCAGGCCCTGCTGCTTGCGTTCGCCGGTGCCGGTGCGCGCCAGCAGGAAACACCACTGCGCCATGGTGGCGTAGGAGGTCCAGATCTTCTGCCCGCTCACCAGCCACCCGTCCCGGTCGCGGCGCGCGGTGGTGCGCAGCGACGCCAGATCCGATCCGGCCTCGGGTTCGCTGAAGCCCTGGCACCAGATCACCTCCCCGCGCGCGATGGGCGGCAGATGGGTGCGCTGTTGTTCGGGCGTGCCGTGGCGCATGACGGTCGGCCCCACCCAGTTGACGCCCATGTACTGCGCGCCGCGCGGTTCGTGATGAGCCCACATCTCCTCGCGGACGGCGGTCTGCTCCCACACCGATCCGCCCCGGCCGCCGAATTCGGTCGGCCACGCCGCACACAGCAGCCCGCGCTCGGCGAGCAGCCCGCAGAAGCGTTGCGCGATGTCGAGATCGGCCGGATCGTCGGTGAAGGCGCCGAGGAAGTCAGCGGGGACATGTTCGGTCACCAAGTGCCGCAACTCATCTCGGAGTTCGGTGGCGGCCTCCCCCATCGTGAAGTCCATCACCCGACGGTACTTCAATCCTCATAAGGATAGCAATATTTGAATGGTCAAGATCGGCTGGTTAGAATTTCCGGATGACAACCAGGCAGCCCGCGTGACGAGCCCACGGCGCGGGCGGATCCCGCAGCGCCGCATCGCCGAAACCGTCGCCTCCGAGCTGCGCACCCGCATCCTGTCCGGCGACGACGACTATCGTCTCCCCACCCAGGACCAGCTGGTCAAGGAATTCGGCGTGAGTTATCCGTCGATCCGGGAATCGCTGCGGATTCTCGAGACCGAGGGACTGGTCACGGTGCGGCGCGGCAATGTCGGTGGCGCCGAGGTCCACCGGCCCGACGAATCCTCGGCCGCCTACCATCTGGGGCTGGCATTGCAGGGCGCGCGGGTCACCCTCGGCGATCTGGCCGCCGCGTTGCAGATGCTCGAACCCCTGTGCGCCGCCGAGTGCGCGCGCCGCCCCGACCGCGCCGAGGTCGTCGTGCCCGCGCTCGAGGCCAATATCCACGCCTGCGAGCAGGTGGTGGGCGACGGTGTGGAATTCACCCGCACCGCACGCGAATTCCACGATCTCGTGGTCGCCTTCACCCCCAACGCGACGGTGCGCTGCGTGGTGTCGAGTCTCGTCACGCTGTGGTCGGCACAGGAACAGGCCTGGGCCGAAACGCTGACCCGCCGCGGTGAATACCCGTCCAAGCCCCAGGCCCACGACGCCGCCCGGGTGCACGCCCGCCTGGTCACCGCCATCGCCGACGGCGACGACGCGGAGGCCGAACGACTGGCCCGGTCGCACCTGCGCGCCACCCAGTCGGTGGTGCTCGAACGCTACGACTCCGGGATGGTCAACGCCTCCTCGGACATGGCCCGCCAAGCCATCGCCGCCGGACCGCGCCTGCGCCTGTAGCGGCCGACGCGGTACGCCACAGCGTCCGGATCAGGTGTGATAGCGCTGCGCGACGGCCGCGAACTCGTCGAGGATGCGCAGCGATTCCGATTCCGGCACGGTCGGCAAGGAGAGGGTCACCCGCTGCACGCCTGCTTCGGCATAGGCATCCAGCAGTGCGGGATCCGGTGCGGCCGGGGTGATCGCGACCGGAATTCCCGCCTCGCGGGCCGCGACGAGCTGAGCCGGTACCTGCGCCGGATCGGCGACGCCGTTGGGCACCCAGCCCAGCCCGAGCCGGATGGCGCGCTGCGCCGCGGCGGCGCCACCACCGATGAAGATCGGCGGATGCGGCCGCTGCACCGGTTTGGGCCAGGCGAAGATCGGATCGAAATCGACGAAGCGGCCGTGATATTCGGCCAGGTCCTGCGTCCAGATAGCGCGGATGGCGGCCAGTTGCTCGTCGAGCAGGGCGCCGCGGGTACGCGGATCGGTGCCGTGATCGGCCATCTCCTCGCGGTTCCAGCCCACGCCGACGCCGAATACGACCCGCCCACCGGACAGGTGGTCGAGGGTGGCCACCTCCTTGGCGGTGTGAATCGGATCGCGTTGGATCAGCAGGGTCACGCCGGTGCCCAGCACCAGCCGATCGGTCACCGTCGCGATCGCGGCCAGGGCGACGAACGGGTCGAAGGTGCGGTAGTACACCCGCGGTAGCTCCCCGCCGCCCGGATAGGGCGATTCCCGGCTCGCGGGGATATGGGAGTGCTCGGCCAGGAACAAGGATTCGAAACCGCGCTCTTCCAGCGCGGTGCCGAGTACGCGGGGGGCGATGCCCTCGTCGGTCAGGAAGGTGTTGACTCCGATCTGCATGTAGAG
Encoded here:
- a CDS encoding enoyl-CoA hydratase/isomerase family protein, yielding MTDDHSIYDLPDELTVTADGAVRTVTINRPAELNAVNEPLHWALANVWRQLAADTGAKVVVVTGAGRAFSAGGDLDWITSFLDDPVAREESLREGAQIIEEMLRFPLPVIAAVNGPAMGLGASVAVLSDVVLMSRSAYLADPHVSVGLVAGDGGAAFWPLLTPLLRSRIYLYTGDRIDAPTAVDLGLATSISEPDELAENAAKLAQRLAAQPAPALRATKRVANMYLSQALSGAMQAGFAAESVTMCSPEHRERLLALRARAGR
- a CDS encoding acyl-CoA dehydrogenase family protein yields the protein MNIELSKEAADYGREAIRAFETAGGDRLLEAAEAEPARRAEAVDPVLTGLGAWELDPRRDADDLEAAGALCRSAGYWGLPYPVAERLSRPVDLDVDGLLVVTESGPRAAVADLDLRWAAVTFEGARFTARAIPDGVPPRTSAFVAPLELTPVEGAGGTDAALALTLGCWTLLGMLDRAIELTRSHVLLRTQFGQPLAKFQSVQFQLADAEVERSGVEVLAKYALWSAGGGGAEALADALAARTAALDAAEIVFRVAHQLHGAVGFCDESTLSWLSRYSLPLRRLPWASSGTRDQLTRQVGTRGLSGLFDADRDAPAASRQ
- a CDS encoding acyl-CoA dehydrogenase family protein — protein: MDFTMGEAATELRDELRHLVTEHVPADFLGAFTDDPADLDIAQRFCGLLAERGLLCAAWPTEFGGRGGSVWEQTAVREEMWAHHEPRGAQYMGVNWVGPTVMRHGTPEQQRTHLPPIARGEVIWCQGFSEPEAGSDLASLRTTARRDRDGWLVSGQKIWTSYATMAQWCFLLARTGTGERKQQGLTIFLVPMSAPGIQVRPIRAMMGPHHLNEVFIDDLRVTEADVLGTVGEGWKVVQEVLAFERVGIARYARCERLLRAAPEVLGPRWDELPAGLRDRWAGMLVHCRRARLLAYRVVAMQAEDRVAPGDAAAYRIAVTRLDQDSAEVLAEVADQLSGEPSTERQSWFRRAVADHWRYSQAATIASGSIEMQRLLLSRAMLAAS
- a CDS encoding FadR/GntR family transcriptional regulator, yielding MTSPRRGRIPQRRIAETVASELRTRILSGDDDYRLPTQDQLVKEFGVSYPSIRESLRILETEGLVTVRRGNVGGAEVHRPDESSAAYHLGLALQGARVTLGDLAAALQMLEPLCAAECARRPDRAEVVVPALEANIHACEQVVGDGVEFTRTAREFHDLVVAFTPNATVRCVVSSLVTLWSAQEQAWAETLTRRGEYPSKPQAHDAARVHARLVTAIADGDDAEAERLARSHLRATQSVVLERYDSGMVNASSDMARQAIAAGPRLRL
- a CDS encoding LLM class F420-dependent oxidoreductase, which translates into the protein MQIGVNTFLTDEGIAPRVLGTALEERGFESLFLAEHSHIPASRESPYPGGGELPRVYYRTFDPFVALAAIATVTDRLVLGTGVTLLIQRDPIHTAKEVATLDHLSGGRVVFGVGVGWNREEMADHGTDPRTRGALLDEQLAAIRAIWTQDLAEYHGRFVDFDPIFAWPKPVQRPHPPIFIGGGAAAAQRAIRLGLGWVPNGVADPAQVPAQLVAAREAGIPVAITPAAPDPALLDAYAEAGVQRVTLSLPTVPESESLRILDEFAAVAQRYHT